One part of the Astatotilapia calliptera chromosome 9, fAstCal1.2, whole genome shotgun sequence genome encodes these proteins:
- the LOC113028945 gene encoding uncharacterized protein LOC113028945: protein MRMRSIKPKALIASCIAHAPRPPDAERSVEKLTSARGVTSLAYLIVRNTSQNKATFPCSEILMHLLNNTCDVYVAVQALCYQREQQDDTIHARRACILKSLCVYLNEDHEKLVKEYTNTEANTEAMEQTVMGVYVIHQEGAEPGDDPENIGVLIEGVEVLTGLRSIAIACALLFGLIYCLNLSYPPELKCTFEVLQKIIMKLDGQRLSSKAQFLKNKLMG from the exons ATGAGAATGAGGTCCATCAAACCAAAGGCTCTGATAGCGTCATGTATTGCGCATGCTCCACGCCCACCGGATGCGGAAAGGTCCGTTGAGAAGTTAACGAGCGCACGTGGAGTTACTTCTTTGGCATACCTGATAGTGAG AaatacatcacaaaataaagccACATTCCCATGCTCTGAGATTCTTATGCACCTCCTCAACAATACATG TGACGTGTATGTGGCAGTGCAAGCATTGTGTTAccagagagagcagcag GATGACACAATACATGCAAGACGAGCATGCATCCTGAAGTCCTTGTGTGTCTACCTGAATGAAGACCATGAGAAACTTGTGAAGGAATATACG AACACTGAGGCCAACACTGAAGCCATGGAACAAACTGTGATGGGAGTGTATGTCATACATCAGGAGGGTGCGGAGCCTGGAGATGACCCAGAGAACATCGGTGTCCTGATTGAAGGCGTGGAGGTTCTCACTGGTTTGAGGAGCATTGCAATTGCTTGTGCTCTGTTATTTGGACTGATATACTGTCTGAACCTAAGCTACCCACCGGAGCTCAAATGCACTTTTGAAGTCTTGCAAAAGATTATCATGAAGCTGGATGGACAGAGGTTGTCATCCAAGGCACAGTTTCTAAAAAACAAGCTAATGGGGTGA